The proteins below come from a single Rosa rugosa chromosome 2, drRosRugo1.1, whole genome shotgun sequence genomic window:
- the LOC133728045 gene encoding uncharacterized protein LOC133728045, which produces MDDAAGLIEAAGSRFSSLELIGRGSFGDVYKGFDRDLNKEVAIKVIDLEESEDEIEDIQKEISVLSQCRSPYITEYYGSYLNQTKLWIIMEYMAGGSVADLLQSGPPLDEMSMACILRDLLHAIEYLHNEGKIHRDIKAANILLTENGDVKVADFGVSAQLTRTISRRKTFVGTPFWMAPEVIQNSEGYNEKADIWSLGITAIEMAKGEPPLADLHPMRVLFIIPRENPPQLDEHFSRPMKEFVSLCLKKVPAERASAKELLKHRFIRTARKSPRLLERIRERPKYPIKEDDDTTRNGPTARGETSDTVKVTRNIRDETVRASEQGKTMKNAGWDFSIGSQGTGTIRSVAAVKPPQARERKPEGRYNQVTPERLPENSNRHLSPGSAQHDLHEDEDEDLTVSGSGTVVIRTPKGSQSSSQFRDQNSLTSSTYASYEDASSSGTVVFRGQLDDSDSPRTPRSRLGIQERTSSSSIEDSAMNLAEAKAAIQGRKGNAREKSGLTKVNYDSQDSRIGRMTNSSDSTRQSDDYFDAPKASSRSSQASDDEESEKVMSSSAALSMLLIPSLKEAVADELEGSEVRSVARSLVNLESLKPGACEVFVSKLLQRLASSNSSKESSLKDLQELAARIFSKGKTTSGETQHTNTEADSKKRQQNKEFQSNANISPLARFLLSRWQGQVSRDLSPA; this is translated from the exons ATGGATGATGCAGCTGGTTTGATAGAAGCTGCAGGATCAAGGTTTAGTTCATTGGAGCTAATTGGACGGGGATCGTTTGGTGATGTATATAAAGG GTTTGATAGGGATCTTAACAAAGAAGTTGCAATCAAAGTAATTGATTTGGAAGAGTC AGAGGACGAAATTGAGGACATTCAAAAG GAAATTTCTGTTTTGTCACAATGTCGATCTCCTTATATTACAGAGTATTATGGTTCCTATCTCAACCAGACAAAACTATGGATAATAATGGAATACATGGCTGGTGGCTCTGTTGCTGATCTA CTCCAGTCTGGTCCGCCACTGGATGAAATGTCAATGGCTTGCATTCTTCGTGACTTGTTGCATGcaattgaatatttacataatGAAGGAAAAATTCACAGAGATATTAAAG CGGCAAACATTTTATTGACAGAAAATGGTGATGTTAAG GTGGCAGACTTTGGTGTTTCCGCACAACTCACAAGGACAATATCAAGGAGGAAG ACATTTGTAGGAACACCATTCTGGATGGCTCCAGAAGTTATTCAAAATTCTGAAGGATACAATGAGAAG GCAGATATCTGGTCTCTCGGAATTACTGCTATTGAGATGGCGAAAGGGGAGCCGCCACTTGCCGATCTTCACCCAATgagagttcttttcattatacCTCGAGAAAATCCACCTCAG TTGGATGAGCATTTTTCTCGACCTATGAAAGAATTTGTTTCACTATGTTTGAAGAAGGTACCTGCTGAG CGTGCAAGTGCCAAGGAACTGCTAAAGCACCGCTTTATTAGGACTGCTAGGAAGAGTCCAAGACTTCTTGAGAGAATAAG GGAACGTCCAAAGTACCCGATAAAGGAAGATGATGACACCACTAGAAATGGTCCTACGGCTAGAGGGGAGACGTCTGATACCGTGAAGGTGACAAGAAATATAAGAGATGAAACAGTTCGAGCTAG TGAACAGGGTAAGACCATGAAAAATGCTGGATGGGATTTCAGCATTGGATCACAGGGTACAGGGACTATTAGAAGTGTAGCAGCCGTAAAACCACCTCAGGCAAGAGAAAGAAAGCCAGAAGGCCGGTATAATCAGGTTACACCTGAAAGGCTCCCCGAGAATAGTAACCGACATTTGTCACCTGGGAGTGCACAACATGATTtgcatgaagatgaagat GAAGATTTGACTGTAAGTGGGTCTGGAACTGTTGTTATACGAACACCCAAAGGATCTCAGTCATCTTCTCAGTTTCGTGATCAAAACTCTCTG ACCAGCAGCACATATGCTTCTTATGAAGATGCTTCTTCCAGTGGAACTGTTGTTTTTCGTGGCCAGCTTGATGATTCTGATTCTCCTCGAACGCCAAGATCGAGGCTGGGAATTCAAGAGAGAACTTCAAGTTCTTCAATTGAAGACAGTGCCATGAATCTTGCAGAG GCAAAGGCAGCAATTCAAGGGAGGAAAGGAAATGCTAGAGAAAAGTCTGGGCTGACGAAGGTCAACTATGATTCGCAAGATAGCAGAATAGGGCGGATGACAAATAGCTCTGATTCTACCAG ACAATCTGATGACTACTTTGACGCACCAAAAGCATCTTCAAGATCATCTCAAGCAAGTGATGatgaagaaagtgaaaaagtaATGTCATCATCTGCAGCATTATCAATGCTGCTCATCCCTTCCTTGAAAGAG GCGGTTGCTGATGAGTTAGAAGGGTCAGAAGTGCGGTCGGTTGCAAGGTCGCTGGTGAATTTGGAGAGCTTGAAACCTGGAGCGTGTGAAGTTTTTGTCAGCAAATTGCTTCAGCGATTAGCAAg TTCAAATAGTTCCAAGGAATCTTCCTTGAAAGATCTACAGGAGCTGGCGGCTCGCATCTTCTCTAAGGGTAAGACAACTTCTGGAGAAACGCAACACACAAATACAGAAGCTGATAGCAAGAAAAGGCAGCAAAACAAGGAGTTTCAGTCAAATGCAAATATAAGCCCACTTGCAAGATTTTTGCTCTCGAG ATGGCAAGGGCAAGTTTCACGCGATCTAAGTCCAGCGTGA
- the LOC133728020 gene encoding large ribosomal subunit protein P1-like: MSTGVLACTYATAILHDDGIPITAEKIATLVKSANVEVESFWPSLFAKFAEKRNLGDLIMNAVGSAPSPVAMAAAASAAAPAVEEKKEEPEEESDDDMPIFDLFN; the protein is encoded by the exons ATGTCGACCGGTGTACTCGCTTGCACCTATGCCACCGCGATTCTTCACGACGATGGCATCCCAATCACA GCAGAGAAGATTGCTACCTTGGTGAAATCTGCAAACGTGGAAGTAGAATCCTTCTGGCCAAGCCTCTTTGCCAAATTTGCTGAGAAGAGGAACCTTGGGGACCTTATTATGAATGCCGTTGGTTCGGCTCCATCTCCGGTAGCTATGGCTGCTGCTGCAAGTGCTGCTGCTCCTGCAGTTGAGGAGAAGAAG GAAGAACCAGAGGAAGAAAGTGATGACGACATGCCGATATTcgatttgtttaattaa